Proteins from a single region of Dehalococcoidia bacterium:
- a CDS encoding glycosyltransferase family 87 protein, with protein sequence MSNPAVEAERAETALRRAALSPRTAKLAALTFAAAVTVYLGIAAYRASDETQYELRLIPYLAYDDRVDFAYFYAAADMVWHGDLDEVYPEKHEYIFYPGDPAFDLIGDEYVKARLLTRGNYYNPPLVAILQAPLTLLGFKWAFWTFSLISAGAFAAFVLLFWWLGRGIPELPLVLLGTVAFQPVHEAIIMGHLSLFFVFALGAGFFALRADRPVLAGLLLSLLALKPQWAILPGLFLLVRGEWRALASMGLAAMLLFFAPFLVAGFGTFADYVEFLRGQSSVDVGNAPHMFSWNGFLSKLEANQIAEVYTADVNEPLLYALQALTLAVVVIVWLGRDLYLGVAATIVGMLLLSTHSVWYDWAFLVVAAAALTLRPAPAGVRAQLWVLLLALFISSSQSVDTVFAPDGRHGFIHWSEAGFFSVTLVSFALLLWCAGRAVLEGRLQLPSIPWPRAARTLRPRPD encoded by the coding sequence ATGAGCAACCCTGCCGTCGAGGCGGAGCGGGCCGAGACTGCACTGCGCCGCGCCGCCCTGAGCCCCCGCACAGCGAAGCTGGCAGCGCTGACGTTTGCCGCCGCGGTAACGGTCTACCTGGGGATCGCCGCCTACCGCGCCTCCGACGAGACGCAGTACGAGCTGCGCCTCATACCCTACCTGGCGTACGACGACAGGGTCGACTTCGCCTACTTCTACGCCGCAGCCGACATGGTCTGGCACGGCGACCTGGATGAGGTGTATCCGGAGAAGCACGAGTACATCTTCTACCCCGGCGACCCCGCCTTCGATCTCATCGGCGACGAGTACGTGAAGGCCCGGCTCCTCACGCGCGGCAACTACTACAACCCGCCGCTGGTTGCCATTTTGCAGGCGCCGCTCACGCTGCTGGGGTTCAAGTGGGCGTTTTGGACCTTCTCGCTAATTAGCGCCGGCGCGTTCGCCGCCTTCGTGCTGCTCTTCTGGTGGCTGGGTAGAGGCATCCCCGAGCTTCCCCTTGTGCTGCTCGGCACGGTCGCGTTCCAGCCCGTGCACGAAGCGATAATCATGGGACACCTGTCATTGTTCTTCGTCTTCGCGCTGGGCGCCGGCTTCTTTGCGTTGCGCGCCGACCGGCCGGTCCTGGCGGGCCTCTTGCTGTCGCTGCTGGCGCTCAAGCCCCAGTGGGCCATCCTTCCTGGTCTCTTCCTGCTCGTGCGCGGGGAATGGCGCGCCCTGGCCTCCATGGGCCTCGCCGCGATGCTGCTGTTCTTCGCGCCGTTCCTGGTGGCCGGCTTCGGGACGTTTGCCGATTATGTGGAGTTCCTGCGGGGGCAATCGAGCGTCGACGTCGGGAACGCGCCCCACATGTTCAGCTGGAACGGGTTCCTCTCGAAGCTGGAAGCGAACCAGATCGCCGAAGTCTATACGGCCGACGTCAACGAGCCGCTGCTCTACGCCCTGCAGGCCCTCACGCTGGCTGTCGTGGTCATCGTGTGGCTCGGCCGCGACCTCTACCTGGGCGTGGCGGCAACGATCGTCGGCATGTTGCTGCTCAGCACGCACTCCGTGTGGTACGACTGGGCGTTCCTGGTCGTGGCGGCCGCGGCCCTGACGCTACGGCCCGCCCCGGCAGGCGTACGGGCGCAACTGTGGGTACTTCTCCTGGCGCTGTTCATAAGCAGCAGCCAGTCCGTGGACACCGTGTTCGCACCCGACGGGCGGCACGGCTTCATACACTGGTCGGAGGCAGGCTTCTTCTCGGTGACGCTCGTCAGCTTCGCCTTGCTGCTGTGGTGCGCCGGCCGCGCCGTGCTGGAAGGCCGCCTCCAGTTGCCGTCCATCCCCTGGCCGCGCGCCGCCAGAACCCTGCGTCCGAGGCCTGACTGA